TCTCTTGTTATTAGCGCAGCGCCTGTGCGCAACGCTTGCAAACCGTTGGATGTTCGGCATCTTGGCCGATTGTGTCGGCATAAAGCCAGCAGCGCTCACATTTTTCGCCGTCTGCCGCGACAACGCGCAGCGCCAGATCAAAGCCTTCCGGTTTGCAGGCCTCTGCAGAAGCTTGTTCCAAACCGGCATGAATCTGTACTTTGGAAACAATCAACAGTGTCGCCAATTCCTTCTCGCCGAGCTGACTGAGCAGCGCTAGCGTATCACCACTTGCCCAAAGTTGCAATGCCGCATCAAGCGAATGTCCGATGACCTTGTCGCGTCGTGCGCCTTCGAGCACCTTGGTTATTTCTCCGCGCAGCTCCAAAAGTTTCGTCCATTTTTCTTCCAGTGCTCCGTCCAAATGTTCCAGCTTTGCTTCCGGCCAGTCGGCCAATTGAACGCATTCTTCCATACCTGCTTCTTTCGGCATGAATTTCCAGATTTCATCGGCCGTAAACGTCAATACAGGCGCTAATAGGACGACTAATGTCTTGAGAATTTCATACATCGCCGTCTGCGCAGCGCGACGTTCTACCGAATCCGCCTTCGCAGTATAAATACGATCTTTCAGCACGTCAAGATAAATCGAACTCAAATCGACAGTGCAAAAATTATGGATCGTATGATAGATCACATGGAATTCATAGTCTTCATAAGCCTTCGTCACACGCTGGTTCACCTGTTCAAGACGCATCAGCGCCCAACGGTCAATTTCCAGCAAATTAGCCGCTGCCACTTTATCCTTGTTCGGATCAAAGTCATTCAAGCTGCCGAGCAGATAGCGGAAGGTATTACGAATCTTGCGATATACTTCCGACAGCTGTTTGAGGATATCATTAGAAATACGGATATCCGCCTGATAATCCGCCGATGCGACCCAAAGACGCAGAACGTCCGCGCCGTATTTCTTGATTACATCCGCAGGGAAAATAACATTACCGATCGATTTTGACATCTTGCGGCCTTCACCATCGACGACAAAGCCGTGCGTCAGTACCGCTTTGTAAGGCGCAACGCCACGCGTCGCAACGGAGGTCAGCAGGGAAGACTGAAACCATCCACGGTGCTGATCACTGCCTTCCAGATATAAATCCGCCGGCCAGGAAAGCTCCGGACGTTGTTCCAGTACAGCTGCATGGCTCGATCCACTGTCAAACCAGACGTCCATGATATCGGTCTCTTTGCGGAAACCGCTCTTTTGGCAATGCGGGCAGGCATACCCCTCCGGTAATATTTCTTCCGCGCTCTTAGCCCACCAGGCATCGGCGCCTTCAGCACGGAACAATTCCTTGACCGCTGTAATCGTGTCGTCATTGATAATGTGTTCATGGCAGGAATTACAATAGAAGATCGGAATAGGTACGCCCCAGACGCGTTGGCGCGAAATGCACCAGTCGTTGCGGTCGGCCACCATATTGTTAATCCGTTCCTGACCCCAGCCGGGAACCCATTTCACATCACGAATCGCATCCAACGCCGCTTTGCGGAATCCTTCGACCGAAGCAAACCACTGCTCCGTCGCCCGATAAATAATCGGATTCTTGCAGCGCCAACAATGTGCGTATTGATGCCGGACCGAACTCTTGCCAAGCAAAGCATTACCGGCAGCGAGTTCCTTGATAATCGGCACATTGGCATCTTCTACGGCCAAGCCTTCGAATTTTCCGCCTTCGGCTGTGAAGCGTCCCGCATGGTCAACCGGATTGATGATTGGCAGGCCGTATTTTTTACCAGTCTCAAAGTCGTCCGGGCCATGGCCAGGAGCGGTATGTACGCAACCGGTACCCTGTTCGAGCGTCACATAATCCGCAAGAACGATCGGCGACAAACGGTCGATGAACGGGTGCGCAAACGTCATCCCAGACAACTCTTGGCCCTGCATCGTTTTCAAGATCGTGTACTCCGTCATTTTGGTCGCTTCTGCAACCGACTGTACCATTTCTTTCGCCACCAGATAAACTTCATCGCCGGACTGCAGCCAGACATATTCAAACTCCGGGTGCACTGCAATCGCGACGTTAGATGGCATCGTCCATGGCGTCGTTGTCCAGATCACCGCATAGGCCTTGTCTTTAGCGATGCCAGGCGGCAACAGACCGAGATCGTCGACAGAACGAAACTTGACGAAAATACTGTGTGATTTCTTCTCGGCATATTCGATTTCCGCTTCGGCCAATGCCGTCTCACAAGACGTACACCAGTAAACAGATTTCAGGCCTTTATAGATGTGCCCCTTCTTTGCCATTTCGCCGAATACTTCGATCTGCTTCGCTTCATATTCATGGCGCAGCGTCACATATGGATTCTCCCAGTCGCCAGCCACGCCGAGACGCTTGAAGTCGTCACGTTGTATAGCGACGTACTTTAGCGCATACTGTTGGCATTCTTTGCGCAAATCCAAAATATCGAGTTCATGGCGATTTAAGCCCAGGATTTTTATCGCAGCATGCTCAATCGGCAAACCATGCGTGTCCCAGCCGGGTACGTACGGCGCATAATAACCTTGGTGCGATTTGTATTTGATAATGACATCCTTCAAGATCTTGTTCAACGCATGGCCAATATGAATATTGCCGTTCGCATAAGGAGGACCGTCATGCAGGATAAATGTCTTTTTACCCCGCCGTTTTTCCAATACCTTTTCGTATGTTTTTTCCGTCTGCCATGCTTCGAGCATAGCCGGCTCCCGTTCGGGAAGATTGCCGCGCATCGGAAATTCCGTTTCCGGCAAATTTAATGTTTTGCCATAATCCATTAGAAAACACCTCCAAAATAATACAACCCCTCATCCCCGGTAAGGGACGAGAGGTTTATTCCCGTGGTACCACCCTTTTGGTTGCCAAGTAAAAACAGCAACCGCTTGAAAACCCGCTAACGAAGGTTACCCGGCAGAGCCTAAGCCGCGAACCATGCGCAACATTCGGTCTGCTGCTCAGGAGTGATTTTCATTTCTTTTCCCCTACCGAGCTCACACCTGCCTCGGTTCGCTGTCAGGTTAGAAAAAACTACTGTCTCCGTCATTGCATCAATATGATACATGTATTATACCTAAGTGGCCAAACTCTGTCAACGAAGACGCTATCTATTGATCTTCATCTTCCGCATCTTTGAGCAATTCAAGCTGCGCCTGGACAAGTGTACGCATCCGAGTTCGATAGACGTGAATCTGCTTTTGCAATTCTTCCTGCTCTGTTTCCAATTTGCGTACCCGGTGAGCCGCTTCATCAGACAGTTTTTGTGCAAGAACCTGCGTTTCCTTGAGCATCAGTTCCGTTTCTTTTTTCGCGTTCAACTTAACTTCTTCCGCCGTCTCTTGTGCGATCAATAGCGTATTATGCAACGTGCCTTCCATATGCTGATAATGTTCCAGCTTACTGCTAAGTCGCTCCATGTTTTCCTTGATCTCAATGTTGTCACGATAGAGCTGTTCATAATCCTTAATGACCCGATCCAAAAACTCATCGACTTCCTGTTCGTTGTACCCGCGAAACCCGCGACGAAACTCTTTGTTGTGAATATCTAGCGGCGTTAGCATTCCGCTCCTCACACTCCTCTTTTTGCAGTATTACAAAAATCGCTTTAACAGCAAGCTGATCCTGCCTTTTTTAGTCTGCCCGACAATCTCGCATACTTCTACACGACCACGTCCACGCATTGAAATGATATCGCCCTGCTTGACGGCCTGCGCCGCACTCTTTGCATCCTGCCAGTTCAACTTCAACTTATCGGCAGCAATTTCTTCCGCCATCCGGCTGCGCGATACGCCAAAACCGGATGCGGCAACGGTGTCCAAACGAAGCGATGGTACTGTCGTTCGAATATCCTTGATTTTTTCTTCTTTCGCTGCCAGTTCCGTCAAGTCGATTTCTTTGACCTCTACAGTGGCTGCGCCAACCGTCGTAATTTGTTTAAGAAAATAGTCCTTTAACTCCACATCGACTACAACCTGGCAAGACGGCCCCTGCATAATGATGTCGCCCATCACTTCACGCTTCAAACCCAGTCCCATCAAAGCCCCCAATACGTCACGATGCGTAAGGCGGTAATAGCGTTCATCCCAGGTCAATTGGACAGCCGCCAGAGAAAAATCGGCTTCGCCGCGATATTCCTCATTTATAAAAGCCGCTCTCACACGTTCTGCCCCTTGAAAACCGCCCCACGCCTGCAGTTTCACCCTCGGATAATGTGCAGCTACCGTCTCCGCAATACTATAGCCATGCGGATCAAGAAATTCGCTGGTTTTCGCGCGTCGTCCTTTAATCGCGCCTTCCGCCAAATCAATCAGTCTGGCAGCCAGCTCACCATCGCCGCTTGCTTTATAATACCGGACAATCTTTTCCCGTTCACTCACTGGTTTCGTCCTCATTTCCTTCACGGTCATTAGCTAACTCTTTTATTTCGACTCCCAAGGCAGATAAGCTTTTAATTGATCATCTTCTGCACTGACATCGACATTACTGGGTGCACAAAGAAAGATTCGCGCACCGACTTTTTGAATGCTGCCGCCTAATGCGTATACCGTTCCGCTGATAAAATCCACCATTCGATTCGAGTTTTCTTCATCGCAGTTTTCAAAGTTTACAACAACCGGCTTACGATTTTTCAGGTGATCAGCAATATGCTGTGCATCATCGAACGAAATCGGTTCGACAACCATCACTCGCATCTGTTTGCTTGGCGAAGGCGTCAAATTCACAACGTTGCTGCCTTTTTTGCCTCTTTGGGGTTCCATTTCCGCTTCTTCATTGCGATGGTGTCTGGACTCTTCCTCGCTTTCAACGGGTTCGAACAAGCCCAGTCCACTCCACACTTTATCCATAAATTTCATGTTTATTAAAGACCTCCTTGCACGCCATAACTGCGCGGCCCAAATATTCCTGTTCCCACCCGGATAAGATTCGCACCTTCCTCGACGGCCACCTGATAGTCATTGGTCATCCCCATGGAAAGCCAACGGAAATCAGTGCCCGGCAGTGCAAGTTCTTTCAGCGCGAGAAACAATCGCTTCATCTCTTTAAAATACGGTCGCACCATTTCAGCATCTTCGACAAACGGAGCAATCGTCATCAAGCCGCAAAGCCGCAGCCCCGGTAACGTCGCAGCGACCCTTTGCGCCATATCCATCGTTTCTTCGGCCGGCAAACCGAACTTTGTCGCTTCGTTCGCGATATTGACTTGCAGCAAAATATCTTGCCGTTTGCCGCAAGTAAGCGCAGCTTTGTTAAGCGCCTCCGCAAGATGCCAGCTGTCAACCGATTGAATCAAATCAAAGAGCTTAACGGCTTGTTTCGCTTTATTGGTTTGCAAATGGCCGATCAAATGCCACTTAACGTTTGCCGACGCTTGCGCCTGTTTCTCTGTGGCTTCCTGGACGCGATTTTCCCCCACAATTGTAAGTCCTGCAGCGGCGGCAGCCTCGACAGCGGCCACGCCATGGTTCTTTGTCACGGCAATCAACTGCACCGGACATTCACCTTTTGGGGAGCGTTTCACTTCGGCAATTTGTATATTTTGCAGAATATGCCTGATATTCTTTTCTATATTGTCCATATAATTCACGACCCCCATCATAAGGACAATTCGCGAAAAAAGTTTTTTTTCCTGTTTGCTTCGCGCGAATGGCTAAAAAAAATCTCCTGTTTCGCCTCATTTTGGCAATAACAGGAGAAAAGTCCTATCTCTCAGTCTTATAGTCTATCGAATCACACTTCCTGCAAACTCGCAAATAGAGCCATTCGTCCGGTTCGTCCATTATCACCACGGTAGGAAAAGAAAGTTTCTCTATTACAACAGGTACAAACCCCACTCTCCATGATCCTATCAGGCCGAACACCTCCTGCAATCGCCTGCAGACGATTGGCAAGCTGTAGGTCAAGTTGCCATTCCGACTCATTTTGCCTTGTCGCACACGCCGCAGGAAATTGTTGCGCTACCGCAGCGCCGACTTGATAACAGCAAGGGTGGATTGACGGGCCAATGGCCAGCCAGCAGTCTTCCGGTTTCGTGCCATATGTTTCCTGCATCCGTTTCAACGTCCGTCTGCCGATTTCCTGTGCAGTTCCTTTCCATCCGGCATGCGCCAGCCCGAGCACCTTGCACAAAGGATCGTAAAGAAGCAGCGGCACACAATCGGCAAAAAACATCGCCAGCGGCAGTTCTGCCGCATCGGTGATCAGCGCGTCGGCATCGCCTAAAACAGCAGCTTGACTAAAAGCTCCTTTGCCGGCATCGTCCTGCGCCGCGACCAACACCCGATCGCCATGAATCTGGTTGACGGCAACCAACGCCGCCGCATCCATCTGCAAACTGACAGCAAAGCGCCGTCGGTTTTCTAAAACGCGTTCATTGACATCATCGACATGCAGCGCCAAATTAAGCGAAGCATATTGCGAATCGCTGCAACCGCCCATGCGTGCAGAAAAGCCGTGTCTTACGCCCGCAGCCAAAAGTGTCGGAAACGCGCCATACCACACGCCAGCTTCTCCCTGCATCAAACTAAATTCCCTCATTTGCACACCCCGCAACGTTTGCATCCCGTATGACAGGGCGCCGTTTCCTGTTCCGCCAGACTGCGCTGCCATTCCGTTTGCAAATAATTTTTCGTCACGCCAGGCAACAAATGATCCCACGGCAACACTTCTTTTGCTGCGCGAGTCCGATACAAGTAGTCTTCTTTTGTAAGACCCGCTTGCGTCATCGCCTTTGCCAGTTGTTTGCTGCCACCGCTGGCCTGCGCAGCGAGCAGCGCTTCGCCAAGTCGGCGGTCACCGCGCGCCAGGATCCCCTGTAGATAGGCTTCTTTCGGAGATTCCGTTAAAACTTCAATGCTCCGCTGTCCCTTAAACGCCTGTTGTAAATATTTCAGCCGCTTTGCCACTACGGTCTGTTCAGCCATGGGCAGCCATTGAAATGGCGTGAACGGCTTAGGTACAAACGGGTTTACGCTCAACGTCAGTTTCCCTTTGCTGCCAAGCTCCAGCATATGCGCTTTCATGCGCAGCGCCAGTTGAACGATCGCTTCGATATCTTCGTCAGTTTCCTCCGGCAGACCGATCATGATATACATACGTACATGCGGAATCCCCGCCTTAACGGCCATCGCAGCCGCGCTGAACAAATCATCTTCCGTTAGCGTCTTATTGATAATCGCACGCAAGCGCTGCGTAGCAGCCTCCGGCGCCAACGTAATCGTCCGATGCCCGCTGTCAGCCAGTGCCGCAACGAGCGTTTCGCTTACCGAGTCGGCACGCAGCGAGGCAACCGACAATGCAATGTCGCGTTCACGCAACCACTGGCAAAGTTCATCAATCTCCGGATAATCCGAAATGGCCGCCCCCATCAATCCGACGCGTCGTTCCGACATATCCTCCGCTTCCACTGTACGTTTTAACTCGTCCAAAGAACGGTTTCGTGGTCGCCTGAAACAATAGCCGGCCATGCAGTATCGACAATGCCGACCGCAGCCGCGCGCAACTTCGAGCAACAGCATATTGCGAAATTCCGTGTGCGGCGTCCGAATCACAGTCTTGGCCGGATAACGATCCAGTTCCTTTATCCAACGCCGAGCAATCTTCTCAGGCAGTCCATCCTGCGCTGCCAAGCCAAGAAAAATCCCGGCTTCGTCATAACGTTCCTGATAAAAGATTGGCACGTATACGCCTTCGATCTCAGCAATGCGGCGCAGCGTGGCAAGCCGACTCTCGCCAGCCAGCCGAGCTTCA
The sequence above is drawn from the Azotosporobacter soli genome and encodes:
- the ileS gene encoding isoleucine--tRNA ligase; the encoded protein is MDYGKTLNLPETEFPMRGNLPEREPAMLEAWQTEKTYEKVLEKRRGKKTFILHDGPPYANGNIHIGHALNKILKDVIIKYKSHQGYYAPYVPGWDTHGLPIEHAAIKILGLNRHELDILDLRKECQQYALKYVAIQRDDFKRLGVAGDWENPYVTLRHEYEAKQIEVFGEMAKKGHIYKGLKSVYWCTSCETALAEAEIEYAEKKSHSIFVKFRSVDDLGLLPPGIAKDKAYAVIWTTTPWTMPSNVAIAVHPEFEYVWLQSGDEVYLVAKEMVQSVAEATKMTEYTILKTMQGQELSGMTFAHPFIDRLSPIVLADYVTLEQGTGCVHTAPGHGPDDFETGKKYGLPIINPVDHAGRFTAEGGKFEGLAVEDANVPIIKELAAGNALLGKSSVRHQYAHCWRCKNPIIYRATEQWFASVEGFRKAALDAIRDVKWVPGWGQERINNMVADRNDWCISRQRVWGVPIPIFYCNSCHEHIINDDTITAVKELFRAEGADAWWAKSAEEILPEGYACPHCQKSGFRKETDIMDVWFDSGSSHAAVLEQRPELSWPADLYLEGSDQHRGWFQSSLLTSVATRGVAPYKAVLTHGFVVDGEGRKMSKSIGNVIFPADVIKKYGADVLRLWVASADYQADIRISNDILKQLSEVYRKIRNTFRYLLGSLNDFDPNKDKVAAANLLEIDRWALMRLEQVNQRVTKAYEDYEFHVIYHTIHNFCTVDLSSIYLDVLKDRIYTAKADSVERRAAQTAMYEILKTLVVLLAPVLTFTADEIWKFMPKEAGMEECVQLADWPEAKLEHLDGALEEKWTKLLELRGEITKVLEGARRDKVIGHSLDAALQLWASGDTLALLSQLGEKELATLLIVSKVQIHAGLEQASAEACKPEGFDLALRVVAADGEKCERCWLYADTIGQDAEHPTVCKRCAQALR
- a CDS encoding DivIVA domain-containing protein, whose product is MLTPLDIHNKEFRRGFRGYNEQEVDEFLDRVIKDYEQLYRDNIEIKENMERLSSKLEHYQHMEGTLHNTLLIAQETAEEVKLNAKKETELMLKETQVLAQKLSDEAAHRVRKLETEQEELQKQIHVYRTRMRTLVQAQLELLKDAEDEDQ
- a CDS encoding RNA-binding protein codes for the protein MSEREKIVRYYKASGDGELAARLIDLAEGAIKGRRAKTSEFLDPHGYSIAETVAAHYPRVKLQAWGGFQGAERVRAAFINEEYRGEADFSLAAVQLTWDERYYRLTHRDVLGALMGLGLKREVMGDIIMQGPSCQVVVDVELKDYFLKQITTVGAATVEVKEIDLTELAAKEEKIKDIRTTVPSLRLDTVAASGFGVSRSRMAEEIAADKLKLNWQDAKSAAQAVKQGDIISMRGRGRVEVCEIVGQTKKGRISLLLKRFL
- a CDS encoding cell division protein SepF: MKFMDKVWSGLGLFEPVESEEESRHHRNEEAEMEPQRGKKGSNVVNLTPSPSKQMRVMVVEPISFDDAQHIADHLKNRKPVVVNFENCDEENSNRMVDFISGTVYALGGSIQKVGARIFLCAPSNVDVSAEDDQLKAYLPWESK
- a CDS encoding YggS family pyridoxal phosphate-dependent enzyme, whose protein sequence is MDNIEKNIRHILQNIQIAEVKRSPKGECPVQLIAVTKNHGVAAVEAAAAAGLTIVGENRVQEATEKQAQASANVKWHLIGHLQTNKAKQAVKLFDLIQSVDSWHLAEALNKAALTCGKRQDILLQVNIANEATKFGLPAEETMDMAQRVAATLPGLRLCGLMTIAPFVEDAEMVRPYFKEMKRLFLALKELALPGTDFRWLSMGMTNDYQVAVEEGANLIRVGTGIFGPRSYGVQGGL
- the pgeF gene encoding peptidoglycan editing factor PgeF translates to MREFSLMQGEAGVWYGAFPTLLAAGVRHGFSARMGGCSDSQYASLNLALHVDDVNERVLENRRRFAVSLQMDAAALVAVNQIHGDRVLVAAQDDAGKGAFSQAAVLGDADALITDAAELPLAMFFADCVPLLLYDPLCKVLGLAHAGWKGTAQEIGRRTLKRMQETYGTKPEDCWLAIGPSIHPCCYQVGAAVAQQFPAACATRQNESEWQLDLQLANRLQAIAGGVRPDRIMESGVCTCCNRETFFSYRGDNGRTGRMALFASLQEV
- a CDS encoding TIGR03960 family B12-binding radical SAM protein codes for the protein MKWNLKGELRKRLAEEDGALIPVPGARSSFALVYPNNYHVGMSNLGMHILYQLINERTDTDCERAFLPDAKELAEYLRTQTPIMTLETQRPLGKFDLIGFAVSFEMDYFNILTQLELSRIPLRAAERDEYQPLILMGGPCITFNPEPLAAVADVCIIGEGEEVIGEVLDAYHEARLAGESRLATLRRIAEIEGVYVPIFYQERYDEAGIFLGLAAQDGLPEKIARRWIKELDRYPAKTVIRTPHTEFRNMLLLEVARGCGRHCRYCMAGYCFRRPRNRSLDELKRTVEAEDMSERRVGLMGAAISDYPEIDELCQWLRERDIALSVASLRADSVSETLVAALADSGHRTITLAPEAATQRLRAIINKTLTEDDLFSAAAMAVKAGIPHVRMYIMIGLPEETDEDIEAIVQLALRMKAHMLELGSKGKLTLSVNPFVPKPFTPFQWLPMAEQTVVAKRLKYLQQAFKGQRSIEVLTESPKEAYLQGILARGDRRLGEALLAAQASGGSKQLAKAMTQAGLTKEDYLYRTRAAKEVLPWDHLLPGVTKNYLQTEWQRSLAEQETAPCHTGCKRCGVCK